In Rhizobium lusitanum, a genomic segment contains:
- a CDS encoding LLM class flavin-dependent oxidoreductase has protein sequence MPVEFIGYIGNHNASETIARNGPLIDLDHIAAAAAIHENGGFDRVLFAFNSTSPESILIAQHVAGQTRKLKLMIAHRPGFTTPTLAARQLATLDHLSQGRVAVHIITGGNDQELAQDGDHLTKDERYARTSEYLDIARQEWTSEKPFDYAGKYYRVEQAFANVKPQGADGIPVYFGGSSEAAFAVAGKHADIYALWGETYEQVSETVHKVRAIAAQHGRSPRFSLSLRPILAETEEAAWEKAASLLERAKALRKDPSAEKLIDIRRRASSNPPNEGSKRLLAAASHGARLDKRLWTEMAALTGASGNTTALVGTPDQVAEAMLDYYDLGITTFLIRGFDPLEDAFHYGRDLIPRVRALVAERDAQASVQAAE, from the coding sequence ATGCCTGTCGAATTCATCGGCTACATCGGAAACCACAATGCGTCCGAGACAATCGCGCGCAATGGCCCGCTTATCGATCTCGATCATATCGCCGCTGCCGCCGCGATCCATGAGAATGGCGGCTTTGACCGCGTTCTCTTCGCCTTCAATTCGACCTCGCCGGAAAGCATTCTGATCGCCCAGCATGTCGCGGGCCAGACCCGCAAGCTGAAGCTGATGATCGCCCATCGCCCCGGCTTCACGACGCCGACGCTTGCCGCTCGTCAGCTTGCGACGCTCGATCATCTCTCCCAAGGCCGCGTCGCCGTTCACATCATCACCGGCGGCAACGACCAGGAGCTTGCCCAGGATGGCGATCACCTGACCAAGGACGAGCGCTATGCCCGCACCAGCGAATATCTCGATATCGCCCGCCAGGAGTGGACGAGCGAGAAGCCCTTCGACTATGCCGGCAAATATTATCGGGTCGAGCAGGCCTTCGCCAATGTGAAACCGCAGGGTGCCGATGGCATTCCGGTTTATTTTGGCGGCTCCTCGGAGGCGGCCTTCGCGGTCGCGGGCAAGCATGCCGATATCTATGCGCTCTGGGGCGAGACCTATGAGCAGGTTTCCGAGACCGTGCACAAGGTGCGCGCAATCGCTGCACAACACGGTCGCTCGCCGCGTTTCAGCCTGTCGCTTCGCCCGATCCTTGCCGAGACCGAAGAGGCAGCCTGGGAGAAGGCAGCCAGCCTCCTCGAACGCGCCAAGGCGCTGCGCAAGGATCCGAGCGCCGAAAAGCTGATCGATATCCGCCGGCGTGCCAGCAGCAATCCGCCGAACGAGGGCTCGAAGCGACTGCTTGCGGCCGCTTCCCACGGTGCGCGTCTCGACAAGCGCCTGTGGACCGAAATGGCGGCGCTGACTGGGGCAAGCGGCAACACGACTGCACTGGTCGGCACGCCGGATCAGGTGGCCGAAGCCATGCTCGATTACTACGACCTCGGCATTACCACTTTCCTCATCCGCGGTTTCGATCCGCTGGAGGATGCCTTCCATTATGGCCGCGACCTCATTCCGCGCGTTCGTGCGCTGGTGGCCGAGCGCGATGCGCAGGCAAGCGTGCAGGCAGCGGAATAA
- a CDS encoding acyl-CoA dehydrogenase family protein — protein sequence MTVQNIRQKPVSETLDPLRRASILALRFAETAASYDESASFPFDNIRLAHEAGLVALTAPVEFGGAGASFAEAAEVIRTIARGEPSTALILIMQYINLATIPGGRWPEHLVRKVLSDAVENGALINAFRVEPELGTPIRGGLPATTARRTESGWSISGRKIYSTGAEGLTYAIVWARTDEDKPRVGGFLVPLNTPGFTTDKTWNPLGMRATGSHDAVFDNVEVPLDHAVDIRLPEEWGSRGEGQAAWFGILPGALYTGVAEAARDWLVTFLKNRVPTNLGAPLATVPRIQQAVGEIEELITVNRRLIASAARDIDEGVSFTQSESGLIKVVTTENAIDAVEKALKLTGNHGISRNNPLERHHRDVLCGRIHSPQEDTVRIGAGRLVLGV from the coding sequence ATGACCGTGCAGAACATTCGACAGAAGCCGGTCTCGGAAACGCTCGATCCCTTGCGACGTGCCTCGATCCTTGCACTTCGTTTTGCGGAAACGGCGGCAAGCTACGACGAGAGCGCCTCCTTTCCGTTCGATAATATCCGGCTCGCACATGAGGCCGGCCTTGTCGCGTTGACGGCGCCCGTCGAATTCGGTGGAGCAGGGGCGAGTTTTGCCGAAGCGGCGGAGGTGATCCGCACCATCGCCCGCGGCGAGCCGTCGACGGCACTGATCCTGATCATGCAATATATCAACCTGGCGACGATCCCGGGTGGGCGCTGGCCGGAGCATCTCGTTCGCAAGGTCTTGTCCGACGCGGTCGAGAATGGCGCGCTCATCAATGCTTTCCGCGTCGAGCCTGAGCTCGGCACGCCGATACGCGGCGGTCTACCGGCAACGACGGCCAGACGCACTGAAAGCGGCTGGTCGATCAGTGGCCGCAAGATCTACTCCACCGGCGCCGAAGGGCTGACCTATGCCATCGTCTGGGCGCGCACGGATGAAGACAAACCCCGTGTTGGTGGCTTCCTGGTGCCGCTCAATACGCCGGGCTTCACCACTGACAAGACCTGGAACCCGCTCGGCATGCGGGCCACTGGAAGTCATGACGCGGTGTTCGACAATGTCGAGGTGCCACTCGACCACGCGGTCGATATCCGCCTGCCGGAAGAGTGGGGAAGTCGCGGCGAGGGGCAGGCGGCCTGGTTCGGCATTCTGCCGGGCGCGCTTTACACCGGCGTTGCCGAAGCCGCTCGCGACTGGCTGGTGACCTTCCTCAAGAACCGTGTGCCAACCAATCTTGGGGCGCCACTGGCGACCGTGCCGCGCATCCAGCAAGCTGTTGGCGAGATCGAGGAACTGATCACCGTCAACCGCCGGCTGATCGCATCCGCCGCGCGTGACATCGATGAAGGTGTCTCCTTCACCCAATCGGAATCTGGCCTCATCAAGGTCGTTACCACCGAAAATGCCATTGACGCTGTCGAAAAGGCTCTGAAGCTCACCGGCAATCACGGCATTTCCCGCAACAATCCGCTCGAGCGCCACCATCGCGACGTGCTCTGCGGCCGCATTCACAGCCCGCAGGAAGATACGGTGCGCATCGGCGCAGGCCGGCTTGTCCTGGGTGTCTGA
- a CDS encoding cupin domain-containing protein — protein MTHDHGHDDHHHDDDHHHHHADHWRDNGVKVIPGNSLDPNTAQTPGMNRATAISKARAGAEKIWAGTVTIHANAKTGAHHHGDLESIIYVVKGKARMRWGDNLEFVAEAGPGDFIFVPPYVPHQEINASRDETLECVLVRSGQEPVVVNLDIEPVEKPEEVLWIDPIHK, from the coding sequence GTGACGCACGATCATGGCCACGACGACCACCATCACGACGACGATCACCACCACCATCATGCCGACCATTGGCGCGACAATGGCGTGAAGGTCATTCCGGGCAATTCGCTCGATCCGAACACGGCGCAAACGCCGGGCATGAACCGGGCGACGGCCATCAGCAAGGCGCGCGCCGGGGCTGAGAAGATCTGGGCCGGAACGGTGACGATCCACGCCAATGCCAAGACCGGCGCCCATCATCACGGCGATCTCGAAAGCATCATCTATGTCGTCAAGGGCAAGGCCCGGATGCGCTGGGGTGATAATCTCGAATTCGTTGCCGAAGCCGGCCCCGGCGATTTCATCTTCGTACCGCCCTACGTGCCGCATCAGGAAATCAACGCCAGCCGCGACGAAACGCTGGAATGCGTGCTGGTCCGCTCCGGCCAGGAACCCGTCGTCGTCAACCTCGATATCGAACCGGTGGAAAAGCCGGAAGAGGTGCTCTGGATCGACCCGATCCATAAATAA
- a CDS encoding class II aldolase/adducin family protein, protein MTKHEEHPKKFKLIERETSPSVEEERLHRKQRLAATFRLFARYGFDQGLAGHVTVRDPEFPDQFWINPLAQHFSQIKVSDLQLVDHSGNILVGNRPINQAGFVIHSAIHAARPDVLAAAHTHSTYGKAWASLGRLLDPLTQDSCAFYEDHALFDPFSGVVLEAEEGIRLAEILGDKKAAILQNHGLLTVGPTVEAAAWWFISMDNAARTQLLAEAAGKPKPIHHDIARHTASQVGSHKGGYFSFQPLWDWIVAAEPDLLD, encoded by the coding sequence ATGACAAAGCATGAAGAGCATCCGAAGAAGTTCAAGCTGATTGAACGGGAGACGTCTCCGTCCGTCGAGGAAGAACGCCTGCATCGCAAGCAACGTCTTGCAGCCACCTTCCGCCTGTTTGCCCGCTATGGATTCGACCAGGGACTGGCCGGCCATGTCACCGTGCGCGACCCGGAATTTCCCGATCAGTTCTGGATCAACCCGCTGGCGCAACATTTCAGCCAGATCAAGGTTTCGGATCTGCAACTGGTGGATCACAGCGGCAATATCCTGGTCGGTAATCGCCCTATCAACCAGGCCGGTTTCGTCATCCACTCGGCGATCCACGCCGCTCGTCCCGATGTTCTTGCCGCAGCCCATACCCATTCGACCTACGGCAAGGCATGGGCGTCGCTTGGACGGCTGCTCGATCCGCTGACGCAGGATTCCTGCGCTTTTTACGAAGACCACGCGCTATTCGACCCGTTCTCGGGCGTCGTCCTGGAAGCGGAAGAAGGTATTCGCCTCGCCGAGATCTTGGGGGACAAGAAAGCCGCTATCCTTCAGAACCACGGCTTGCTGACGGTCGGTCCGACGGTAGAGGCCGCCGCATGGTGGTTCATCTCCATGGATAATGCCGCGCGCACGCAATTGCTCGCGGAAGCAGCCGGAAAACCGAAGCCGATCCACCATGATATTGCGCGGCACACCGCCTCGCAGGTCGGATCCCACAAGGGCGGCTACTTCTCGTTCCAGCCGCTTTGGGACTGGATCGTGGCAGCAGAGCCCGATCTGCTCGATTGA
- a CDS encoding D-isomer specific 2-hydroxyacid dehydrogenase family protein — protein MNVDARNAVSSDASLRRPVVLNQLGAEFDDVLGAHWSQPTVVPGYDEEKVWDIPKGVDVLLTRPGPRWKAAPRVRPPEWPADLRWVQVVSAGIDFYPDWFVTADGPKVSCGRGITADPIAEYVFAAIFEHEKRLRQLAIHTPEQYAQTATGTVEGKTIGLFGFGAIGKAVAVRANAFGMEVLAVRRTGTSGTQDGVRFLSGLEELAAGSDHLLLAAPLTEETRHILDARVLSVAKPGQHIINVARGGLIDQEALLAALDGPNLAGATLDVTDPEPLPEGHPLYRHPKVLITPHISWSGTRNGQRLTDRIIANLDAYVRGLPLSDVVDPLTRY, from the coding sequence GTGAATGTAGACGCCAGAAACGCAGTATCCAGTGACGCTTCGCTCCGCCGCCCCGTGGTGCTCAACCAGTTGGGCGCGGAATTCGATGATGTGCTCGGCGCGCACTGGTCGCAGCCTACCGTCGTGCCCGGATACGACGAGGAAAAGGTGTGGGACATTCCGAAGGGCGTCGATGTTCTCCTGACGCGTCCGGGGCCGCGCTGGAAAGCCGCGCCCCGCGTTCGACCACCGGAATGGCCAGCCGATCTGCGTTGGGTTCAGGTCGTCTCGGCCGGCATCGATTTTTATCCGGATTGGTTCGTTACGGCCGACGGACCCAAGGTGAGCTGTGGGCGTGGCATCACCGCCGACCCGATCGCCGAATATGTCTTCGCGGCGATCTTCGAACATGAAAAGCGCCTGCGGCAACTGGCCATACATACGCCGGAACAATACGCGCAAACCGCAACCGGTACAGTCGAAGGCAAGACGATCGGTCTCTTCGGCTTCGGCGCGATTGGCAAGGCGGTTGCCGTCCGTGCAAATGCCTTCGGTATGGAGGTTCTCGCCGTCCGGCGAACGGGCACATCCGGAACGCAGGATGGTGTACGCTTTTTGAGTGGGTTGGAAGAATTGGCCGCCGGCTCCGATCATCTCTTGCTTGCTGCTCCGCTGACGGAGGAGACCCGTCACATCCTTGATGCGCGGGTCTTGTCAGTGGCAAAGCCGGGGCAACACATCATCAATGTGGCGCGGGGCGGTTTGATCGATCAGGAGGCTCTGCTTGCCGCCCTCGATGGACCGAACCTCGCCGGCGCGACGCTCGATGTCACCGATCCGGAGCCGCTGCCGGAAGGCCACCCGCTTTATCGGCATCCCAAAGTGTTGATCACGCCCCACATTTCCTGGTCCGGAACGCGCAACGGCCAGCGGCTGACGGATCGGATTATCGCCAATCTCGATGCCTATGTCCGTGGCTTGCCGCTCTCCGACGTCGTCGATCCTCTGACCCGCTATTGA
- a CDS encoding NADP-dependent oxidoreductase, with the protein MASQSVSTRIVLASRPSGTPTAANFRLEQEPVRDLAEGEVLLEILYLSLDPYMRGRMDDAKSYAKPVDIGGVMEGGTVARIARSRNTAFNPGDIVLSHSGWQSHAISDGTALRKLDPEAAPITTALGILGMTGFTAYAGLRNIGKPKAGETLVVAAASGAVGSAVGQMAKIFGARVVGIAGGPEKCDYIRKKLGFDAAIDHHSSDFPAQLADACPKGIDVYFENVGGHVWSAVFPLLNDFARVPVCGLIAHYNEGPSASSGQDQLPTAMRAILRKSLTIRGFIQREFTDQRPDFYREAGTWISDGRLKYKEDIVDGLENAPEAFLGLLEGRNFGKLIVRVAS; encoded by the coding sequence ATGGCCAGCCAGTCCGTCTCCACCCGCATCGTCCTTGCGTCGCGCCCATCCGGAACACCGACGGCGGCGAACTTCCGGCTCGAGCAGGAGCCGGTCCGGGATCTTGCCGAGGGCGAAGTTCTTCTCGAGATTCTCTATCTTTCCCTTGATCCCTACATGCGTGGCCGCATGGACGATGCCAAATCCTATGCCAAGCCGGTCGACATCGGCGGCGTGATGGAAGGCGGCACGGTCGCGCGGATCGCACGCAGCCGCAATACGGCGTTCAACCCCGGGGATATCGTCCTCTCGCATTCCGGCTGGCAGAGCCATGCGATTTCCGACGGCACTGCGTTGCGCAAGCTCGATCCAGAGGCGGCACCGATCACGACGGCACTCGGCATTCTGGGAATGACGGGCTTTACCGCCTATGCCGGGCTGCGCAATATCGGCAAACCCAAAGCCGGCGAGACGCTGGTGGTCGCGGCAGCGAGCGGTGCGGTCGGCTCCGCCGTTGGCCAGATGGCGAAGATTTTCGGGGCGCGCGTTGTCGGGATCGCGGGCGGGCCGGAGAAATGCGACTACATACGCAAAAAGCTCGGCTTCGATGCAGCAATAGACCATCATTCGAGCGATTTTCCCGCACAGCTCGCGGACGCCTGCCCGAAAGGAATCGATGTCTATTTCGAGAATGTCGGCGGCCATGTCTGGAGTGCGGTATTTCCGTTGCTGAACGACTTCGCGCGCGTCCCTGTTTGCGGGCTGATCGCACATTACAACGAAGGCCCTTCCGCCTCGAGCGGACAGGATCAGCTCCCGACCGCGATGCGGGCCATTCTGCGCAAAAGCCTCACGATACGGGGCTTCATACAACGCGAGTTTACCGACCAGCGTCCCGACTTCTATCGCGAAGCCGGAACATGGATCTCCGACGGCAGGCTCAAATACAAGGAAGATATTGTCGACGGACTTGAAAACGCTCCGGAGGCTTTTCTCGGTCTTCTGGAAGGAAGGAATTTCGGCAAGCTGATCGTGCGCGTCGCGTCCTGA
- a CDS encoding gamma-glutamylcyclotransferase encodes MSKRSKMVLTDQLVSLSFRTEVDPGPEPYRIPLKEDEIEALAKRLLHETEGTPLWVFAYGSLIWKPDFDAVESRQGSARGWHRSFCLEMTRWRGTRTQPGLMMALDRGGRCNGVVFKLADEDRLGQIRRMIRREVGTLEDISTVRWIPVETSEGLVRALVFWAGPRGKRVSRKLPLETVAHVLARACGHMGSCAEYLYLTVKHLEEWGIRDRNLWRLQKLVACEIRAIHKLDGSRPEHPASASVPSGGDAGMFDH; translated from the coding sequence ATGTCTAAGAGATCAAAGATGGTTTTGACGGATCAGTTGGTTTCGCTCAGTTTTCGAACTGAAGTCGATCCCGGCCCTGAACCTTACCGCATTCCCCTCAAGGAAGACGAGATAGAGGCTCTGGCGAAGCGGCTCCTTCATGAAACCGAAGGCACCCCGTTGTGGGTCTTTGCCTATGGATCACTGATATGGAAACCAGACTTTGATGCTGTCGAGTCACGCCAGGGTTCTGCGCGAGGCTGGCATCGATCGTTCTGCCTGGAAATGACGCGCTGGCGGGGAACAAGAACACAGCCCGGCCTCATGATGGCGCTCGATCGGGGCGGGCGCTGCAATGGCGTTGTCTTCAAGCTTGCCGATGAGGACCGCCTTGGTCAAATTCGCCGGATGATCCGCCGCGAAGTCGGTACGCTCGAAGACATTTCGACCGTTCGCTGGATTCCGGTCGAGACAAGCGAAGGATTGGTGCGCGCCCTGGTCTTTTGGGCAGGGCCGAGGGGCAAGCGGGTTTCCCGCAAATTGCCGCTGGAGACGGTCGCGCATGTGCTTGCCAGGGCATGCGGCCATATGGGCTCCTGTGCCGAATATTTGTACCTGACGGTGAAGCACCTGGAGGAATGGGGCATTCGCGACCGGAACCTGTGGCGGCTTCAGAAGCTGGTCGCTTGCGAGATTCGAGCCATCCATAAGCTCGATGGGTCAAGACCTGAACATCCGGCGTCTGCCAGCGTCCCGTCGGGAGGGGACGCTGGTATGTTCGACCACTGA
- a CDS encoding acyl-CoA dehydrogenase family protein: MTQIAQGWGAGPSERYETIAAPFRPIFNDIAKDANRRELERDLPFDAIKRLKEAGFGAVRLPREHGGQGATLPEFFNLLIELSAADSNITQALRAHFGFTEDILNSKSAQRQKVWFERIGRGETLGSAWTEIGNGAGLDRFSTHVSGDDGSLVLNGAKYYTTGSLYADWIDVGASNANGEGIAVAVRRRAEGVDVVDDWDGFGQVLTASGTTTFTNVKVTEDDIVLDDDRFKYGAAFYQLVHLATLAGIGRAITNDVAKAVAERTRTYTHAAGPRSSQDPQVLQVVGRIRGGAYSSGAIVLQAAAAIQRAFDTRFIDDPELEEKANALAELETAQAQTVISDLILQASTSLFDALGASATKKPNGLDRHWRNARTLSSHNPRIYKDRIIGDFAVNGTPPPYQWRIGTPA, encoded by the coding sequence ATGACACAGATCGCACAAGGCTGGGGCGCCGGCCCGAGTGAGAGATACGAGACGATCGCGGCACCGTTCCGCCCGATTTTCAATGATATCGCCAAGGATGCCAACCGCCGCGAACTGGAGCGCGATCTGCCCTTCGACGCCATCAAAAGGCTCAAGGAGGCCGGCTTCGGTGCCGTTCGCCTGCCGCGTGAGCATGGCGGGCAGGGCGCAACGCTGCCGGAATTCTTCAACCTTCTGATCGAACTTTCAGCGGCGGATTCCAACATCACCCAGGCGCTGCGCGCCCATTTCGGCTTTACCGAGGACATTCTCAATTCGAAGTCGGCGCAGCGGCAGAAAGTCTGGTTCGAGCGGATTGGTCGTGGCGAGACTTTGGGTAGTGCCTGGACGGAGATTGGAAATGGAGCGGGGCTCGATCGCTTCTCGACCCATGTCTCGGGCGACGACGGCTCCCTGGTACTCAACGGCGCCAAATATTATACGACCGGCTCGCTTTACGCCGACTGGATCGACGTCGGCGCCTCCAATGCAAACGGCGAGGGGATCGCGGTTGCCGTGCGCCGTCGTGCCGAAGGTGTAGATGTCGTCGACGACTGGGATGGATTTGGCCAAGTCCTGACGGCAAGCGGTACGACAACGTTCACCAACGTCAAGGTGACCGAAGACGACATCGTGCTTGATGATGATCGCTTCAAGTATGGTGCCGCCTTCTATCAGCTCGTTCATCTGGCGACCCTTGCGGGCATCGGCCGGGCGATCACCAACGATGTCGCCAAGGCCGTTGCGGAACGCACGCGGACCTATACCCATGCGGCTGGCCCCCGTTCCAGCCAGGACCCGCAGGTTCTGCAGGTTGTCGGGCGCATCCGTGGTGGCGCTTATAGTTCAGGTGCTATCGTGCTTCAGGCGGCAGCGGCGATCCAGCGGGCGTTCGACACTCGCTTCATCGATGATCCGGAGCTGGAGGAGAAGGCGAACGCGCTCGCCGAACTTGAAACCGCACAAGCCCAGACCGTCATTTCGGATCTGATCCTGCAGGCGTCCACCAGTCTTTTCGATGCACTGGGCGCCTCGGCGACCAAGAAGCCGAACGGGCTGGACCGCCATTGGCGCAATGCCCGCACGCTGTCCTCTCACAATCCGCGTATCTACAAGGACCGCATCATCGGAGATTTCGCCGTCAACGGAACGCCACCGCCTTATCAATGGCGGATTGGTACGCCGGCTTGA
- a CDS encoding ABC transporter ATP-binding protein, whose protein sequence is MSVVGATQGGQLEVRTIEALYGQAILAVRDVSLKVEAGAIVALLGANGAGKTTTLKAISNLLGPERGHVSRGSITWDGEAINRLSASRLVAKGVVQVLEGRHCFPQLTVEENILSGGFLRRPKRRDLQADLEQIYSWFPRLKEKRRTKAGLTSGGEQQMVAIGRALMTKPRLLLLDEPSMGLAPIIVQEIFEIIHTLNKQGGVSFLIAEQNVNLALRYADYGYILENGRVAISGTAEELRARDDVHDFYLGGNRAETQDQQGYPH, encoded by the coding sequence ATGAGCGTTGTTGGCGCTACACAAGGCGGGCAGCTTGAGGTCCGCACCATCGAGGCTCTTTACGGCCAGGCGATCCTGGCCGTGAGGGATGTCTCGCTCAAGGTCGAGGCGGGCGCGATTGTCGCTCTCCTCGGGGCCAACGGCGCCGGAAAGACGACAACCCTGAAGGCGATATCGAACCTGCTCGGGCCGGAGCGCGGCCATGTGAGCCGAGGGTCGATCACCTGGGATGGAGAGGCGATCAATCGCCTGTCCGCTTCGCGGCTGGTGGCCAAGGGTGTCGTCCAGGTTCTCGAAGGGCGACACTGTTTTCCGCAGTTGACGGTCGAGGAAAATATCCTGTCGGGCGGCTTCCTGCGCCGCCCCAAGCGGCGCGACCTGCAGGCCGATCTGGAGCAGATCTACAGCTGGTTTCCGCGGCTTAAGGAAAAACGCCGGACGAAAGCGGGCCTTACCTCCGGCGGTGAACAGCAGATGGTCGCCATCGGTCGTGCGCTGATGACGAAACCGCGCCTCTTGCTCCTCGACGAGCCATCGATGGGCCTTGCGCCGATCATCGTGCAGGAGATTTTCGAGATCATCCACACGCTCAACAAGCAGGGCGGCGTCAGCTTTCTGATCGCCGAGCAGAACGTCAATCTGGCGCTGCGCTATGCCGACTACGGCTACATTCTCGAAAACGGTCGCGTCGCCATTTCCGGGACGGCGGAGGAGCTGCGGGCGCGCGACGACGTCCATGATTTCTACCTCGGCGGCAACCGCGCCGAAACACAGGACCAACAGGGATACCCACACTGA
- a CDS encoding ABC transporter substrate-binding protein, whose amino-acid sequence MSFFKKAFMLAGAIAIAASAAVTPSLAEEGTGQQLFPLFSYRTGPYAPSGIPQWAGYRDYFNYINEKGGVNGVKIFVQECETAYTLERAFECYERYKNGYAGAPVAALFTTSSGFDAAISDKARIDQLPIVSVAGGRGDAVDGSVFPYQFPLLFDYWTEASIVVEHIANQVGGYDKLKGLKIATLYHDSGYGRETIQPMGILAKKYGFEDIQIPVPHPGEQQQAQWQQIKRAGVDWVFFRAWGVMSPVGLKTAARVGFPADRIIGDIWTGSEEDARPAGAAAKNYLAVSVYPSGTDFKISQELKKNIIDAGKGDLKDPTKFGSVYYNAGLVQAIIFTEVLRTGQAKFGNHPLTKEEGHWAVEHLDITAERIEELGATGLLSPLKVTPQDHEGQPAAKIVQWDGTKWNAVTGWLKGDRPLFKDAIFAKAAAYAKEKNLPPREPVAN is encoded by the coding sequence ATGTCATTTTTCAAGAAAGCATTCATGCTGGCCGGGGCGATCGCCATCGCAGCGTCGGCGGCAGTTACGCCATCCCTAGCGGAGGAAGGGACAGGACAGCAGCTCTTTCCGCTGTTTTCCTACCGCACCGGTCCTTATGCACCATCGGGTATTCCCCAATGGGCGGGATATCGCGATTATTTCAACTACATAAACGAAAAGGGCGGCGTCAACGGCGTCAAGATCTTCGTACAGGAATGCGAGACCGCCTATACGCTGGAGCGGGCATTCGAATGCTATGAGCGCTACAAGAACGGCTATGCCGGCGCGCCGGTCGCGGCCCTCTTCACCACGTCGAGCGGCTTCGATGCGGCGATTTCCGACAAGGCACGCATCGATCAGCTGCCGATCGTGTCGGTCGCCGGCGGACGCGGCGATGCCGTTGATGGCAGTGTCTTCCCCTACCAGTTTCCGCTTCTTTTCGACTACTGGACGGAAGCCTCGATCGTCGTCGAGCATATCGCCAATCAGGTCGGCGGCTACGACAAGCTGAAGGGCTTGAAGATCGCGACGCTCTACCATGATTCCGGATATGGACGCGAAACCATCCAGCCGATGGGTATCCTCGCCAAGAAGTATGGCTTCGAGGACATCCAGATCCCCGTGCCGCATCCGGGCGAGCAGCAGCAGGCACAATGGCAGCAGATCAAGCGCGCCGGCGTCGACTGGGTATTCTTCCGCGCATGGGGCGTGATGTCGCCGGTCGGTCTGAAGACGGCCGCTCGCGTCGGCTTTCCGGCAGACCGGATCATCGGCGATATCTGGACTGGCTCCGAGGAAGACGCGCGCCCGGCTGGTGCCGCGGCAAAGAACTATCTCGCCGTCTCCGTCTATCCGTCAGGCACTGATTTCAAGATCAGCCAGGAGCTGAAGAAGAACATCATCGACGCTGGCAAGGGGGATCTCAAGGACCCCACGAAGTTCGGTTCGGTCTACTACAATGCCGGCCTCGTGCAGGCGATTATCTTCACCGAAGTCCTGCGCACCGGACAGGCGAAGTTCGGTAACCACCCGCTGACCAAGGAGGAAGGTCATTGGGCCGTCGAGCATCTCGACATCACGGCGGAACGGATCGAGGAACTCGGCGCAACCGGCTTGCTGAGCCCGCTCAAGGTGACGCCGCAGGATCATGAGGGCCAGCCGGCCGCCAAGATCGTGCAGTGGGATGGCACCAAATGGAATGCCGTCACCGGCTGGCTGAAGGGGGACAGGCCGCTCTTCAAGGATGCAATCTTCGCCAAGGCCGCCGCCTATGCCAAGGAAAAGAACTTGCCGCCGCGCGAGCCGGTGGCGAACTGA